Part of the Rissa tridactyla isolate bRisTri1 chromosome 3, bRisTri1.patW.cur.20221130, whole genome shotgun sequence genome, TTCAAATTTGCTGAAGCTGTGTTAAACCATCAAACTGATTTAAACCTATTTCTGTGAAATGCTGAATAATGGTATTCatcatttagtttcttttttgctATAGCATTTCACAGTaaccagagacagaaaaaagaatgtGTCACAAGAGCAAAACCGAATCAAATGCTCTAACAGTATCTTATGTTCTTTCCAGGTTCAATGTAATCTTGTGGAAGTAGAACTCTTCTGTTCAAAATGGTTTATGGTGAATTTTTCCACAGACCCGGCAAAGATGCAGAACTTATCAACTTGAATGTGGGTGGCTTTAAACAATCAGTGGATCAAAGCACCTTGCTCCGATTTCCCCATACCAGACTCGGGAAACTTCTCAAATGCCATTCGGAAGAGGCTATTCTAGAACTGTGTGATGATTATAGTGTTGCAGACAAGGAATATTACTTTGACAGGAATCCTTCCTTGTTCCGATATGTTCTGAATTTTTACTACACGGGCAAACTTCATGTCATGGAAGAACtttgtgtcttttctttctgccagGAAATAGAGTACTGGGGGATAAATGAGCTGTTTATTGATTCCTGCTGCAGCAATAGGTaccaagaaaggaaagaagaaggtCCTGAGAAAGACTGGGATCAGAAGAGCAATGACAGAAGTATAGACTCCTCTAACGAAGAGTCATCCATATTTGATAAAGAGCTGGAAAAGTTTGACAATCTGTGTTTTGgtgaaataagaaagaagatCTGGGTCAGAATGGAAAATCCTGCATACTGCTTGTCTGCCAAGTTAATTGCCGTGTCGTCCCTCAGTGTCGTCCTGGCGTCAATCGTGGCCATGTGCATTCACAGCATGCCAGAGTTTCAAAGGCTGGACGCCAATGACAGGGAGATTGAAGACCCTGTGCTGGAAGCTGTGGAGATTACGTGCATCATCTGGTTCACTGCTGAGCTAGTAATCAGGCTCATCACTGCTCCGAGTCAAAAGAAGTTCTGGAAGAAACCACTGAATATCATTGATTTTGTCTCTATTATCCCATTTTATGCCACGTTGGCTGTGGACAcgaaggaagaagaaagtgaagatATTGAAAACATGGGGAAAGTGGTTCAGATCCTGAGGTTAATGAGGATATTTCGCATCCTGAAACTGGCCAGGCACTCTGTAGGACTGCGGTCTTTAGGCGCCACTTTGAGACATAGCTATCAGGAAGTTggacttctgcttttgtttttgtcagTTGGGATTTCTATTTTTTCAGTGCTTGTCTACTCAGTGGAGAAAGATGATGACTCATCAGAACTGCACAGCATCCCTGTTTGCTGGTGGTGGGCAACCATCAGCATGACCACTGTTGGTTATGGGGACACTTACCCGGTCACGCTTGCTGGAAAGCTGCTTGGCACCCTATGCATTATCTGCGGAATACTAGTAGTAGCACTTCCAATCACCATTATTTTCAATAAGTTCTCTAAGTACTATCAAAAACAAAAAGATATTGATCCAGACCAATGCAACAATGATCGCAAAGAGAAATGTAATGACCTACCTTATTTTAACATTAGGGATATTTATGCAAAAAAGATGCACTCCTTCATTTCTAGCCTTTCTTCGGTAGGAATTGTAGTCAGCGACCAAGATTCCACAGACGCCTCCAGCATCCAAGATATGGAGGAAGTTTATAACACAACATCTTTAGAGAATGGTACAGGAAAATGAGTTGAACCATGTTCCCTtccctttatttctcttctgattcTTGGTAAATGTGGACTTACAAACTTCAGTGAATTTATTAAGAGCAGTTAATTCTCAGGGTACTTAACTCAGCCATATTTGGACATTCTTTGCTCTGAGGATGCCATAAAAGCTTCATTGTTTATATGAGGCTTTAAAATATGCCTCATATGGTGGTTTAGTTTTTACACAACTAATGTTATgcattttttgagagaaaaagtcaggaaaacagttttaaatgtgAGATcagtgtttgtttggttttgcggGGAGGTTCTTTTATTTTATCGGTTGTTTTTTCCGCTGCAGCAATCTGATAGTTTATGCAGAATCTGCTTTTATaatttgctgcttttcaggtAGAGATATATTACAAACATGTAAGAACTATCACACATGTCATTTTGAC contains:
- the KCNS3 gene encoding potassium voltage-gated channel subfamily S member 3; its protein translation is MVYGEFFHRPGKDAELINLNVGGFKQSVDQSTLLRFPHTRLGKLLKCHSEEAILELCDDYSVADKEYYFDRNPSLFRYVLNFYYTGKLHVMEELCVFSFCQEIEYWGINELFIDSCCSNRYQERKEEGPEKDWDQKSNDRSIDSSNEESSIFDKELEKFDNLCFGEIRKKIWVRMENPAYCLSAKLIAVSSLSVVLASIVAMCIHSMPEFQRLDANDREIEDPVLEAVEITCIIWFTAELVIRLITAPSQKKFWKKPLNIIDFVSIIPFYATLAVDTKEEESEDIENMGKVVQILRLMRIFRILKLARHSVGLRSLGATLRHSYQEVGLLLLFLSVGISIFSVLVYSVEKDDDSSELHSIPVCWWWATISMTTVGYGDTYPVTLAGKLLGTLCIICGILVVALPITIIFNKFSKYYQKQKDIDPDQCNNDRKEKCNDLPYFNIRDIYAKKMHSFISSLSSVGIVVSDQDSTDASSIQDMEEVYNTTSLENGTGK